Proteins co-encoded in one Paracoccus aestuarii genomic window:
- a CDS encoding Bax inhibitor-1/YccA family protein: protein MADYNTYRTAQGVGTRQAVVDEGLRAYMNKVYGLMAVGMGVTAVAAYGISTAAVTADGQLTALGAAIYTSPLRWVIMFAPLLMVFAFGAAINRLSVSAATGVFYGFAALMGLSISSIFLVYTPFSIVQTFLVTAIAFAGLSLWGYTTKKDLSGWGTFLLMGLIGLIVASIVNIFIASSAMQFAISVIGVLIFAGLTAYDTQNIKNTYLQMAGSDADFLGKTAIMGALRLYLDFLNLFMFLLQFMGNRE, encoded by the coding sequence ATGGCAGATTACAACACTTACCGCACCGCGCAGGGCGTCGGCACCCGCCAGGCGGTGGTTGACGAGGGCCTGCGGGCCTACATGAACAAGGTTTATGGGCTGATGGCGGTCGGCATGGGTGTGACTGCCGTCGCTGCCTATGGCATCTCGACCGCCGCCGTCACGGCGGATGGCCAGCTGACCGCGCTGGGCGCGGCGATCTACACCTCGCCGCTGCGCTGGGTGATCATGTTCGCGCCGCTGCTGATGGTCTTTGCCTTCGGCGCCGCGATCAACCGGCTGTCCGTGTCGGCCGCGACCGGGGTCTTCTATGGCTTCGCCGCGCTGATGGGGCTGTCGATCAGCTCGATCTTCCTGGTCTACACGCCCTTCTCGATCGTCCAGACCTTCCTGGTGACGGCCATCGCCTTCGCGGGCCTGTCGCTCTGGGGCTACACGACCAAGAAGGACCTGTCGGGCTGGGGCACCTTCCTGCTGATGGGCCTGATCGGCCTGATCGTGGCCTCGATCGTGAACATCTTCATCGCCTCCTCGGCCATGCAGTTCGCGATCTCGGTCATCGGCGTGCTGATCTTCGCGGGCCTGACCGCCTATGACACGCAGAACATCAAGAACACCTATCTGCAGATGGCCGGTTCGGATGCCGATTTTCTGGGCAAGACCGCGATCATGGGTGCGTTGCGCCTGTATCTGGACTTCCTGAACCTGTTCATGTTCCTGCTGCAGTTCATGGGCAACCGCGAGTGA
- a CDS encoding inositol monophosphatase family protein translates to MQDHATIIRTAHLMADAARAAILPWFRHAELNADNKRPADFDPVTQADRDAEQAMRAVLARHRPQDAILGEEFGATEGTSGLTWILDPIDGTRAFLCGAASWGVLIGLSDGRDVIYGLIDQPYTGERFEGGLGRARLTRGNDDRPLAVRATTDLAAATLMTTFPEIGTPAEAQAFGRVAGRVRLTRYGLDCYAYGLLALGQVDLVIEAGLQSYDIAGPMAVVRAAGGIVTDWQGGPAHQGGQVIAAATPALHRAALDLLNG, encoded by the coding sequence ATGCAGGATCACGCGACCATCATCCGCACCGCCCATCTGATGGCCGATGCGGCACGCGCGGCCATCCTGCCCTGGTTCCGCCATGCAGAGCTGAACGCCGACAACAAGCGCCCCGCCGATTTCGACCCCGTCACCCAGGCCGATCGCGACGCCGAACAGGCGATGCGCGCCGTCCTGGCCCGCCACCGCCCCCAGGACGCCATCCTGGGCGAGGAATTCGGCGCGACCGAGGGCACATCCGGCCTGACCTGGATCCTGGACCCGATCGACGGAACGCGCGCATTTCTCTGCGGCGCGGCAAGCTGGGGCGTGCTGATCGGCCTGTCGGACGGGCGGGACGTGATCTATGGCCTGATCGACCAGCCCTATACCGGCGAACGGTTCGAGGGCGGGCTGGGCCGGGCGCGGCTGACCCGCGGCAATGACGACCGCCCCCTGGCCGTGCGCGCCACGACCGACCTGGCCGCGGCGACGCTGATGACCACCTTTCCCGAAATCGGCACCCCGGCCGAGGCGCAGGCCTTCGGCCGCGTGGCGGGCCGCGTGCGGCTGACCCGCTATGGGCTGGACTGCTATGCCTATGGGCTGCTGGCCTTGGGCCAGGTGGATCTGGTGATCGAGGCGGGCCTGCAGAGCTATGACATCGCCGGACCCATGGCCGTGGTCCGGGCGGCGGGCGGCATCGTCACCGACTGGCAGGGCGGGCCCGCGCATCAGGGCGGCCAGGTGATCGCCGCCGCCACGCCCGCACTGCACCGCGCCGCACTGGACCTGCTGAACGGCTGA
- a CDS encoding helix-turn-helix domain-containing protein: MKHSVDVHVGKRIRHRRWMIGMTQQQLADKVGIKFQQIQKYETGMNRVSASRLWDIARAVDVPVSFFFEGLHEGEVPGVIEGDIFADKEALQLVRAYYAMPEAQRRQIFELARVLSDAA, from the coding sequence ATGAAGCATAGTGTAGATGTTCACGTTGGTAAGCGTATCCGCCATCGCCGCTGGATGATCGGGATGACCCAACAACAGCTGGCCGACAAGGTCGGCATCAAGTTCCAGCAGATCCAGAAATACGAGACCGGGATGAACCGGGTCTCGGCGTCGCGCCTATGGGATATCGCCCGCGCGGTCGACGTGCCCGTCAGCTTCTTCTTCGAGGGGCTGCACGAGGGCGAGGTTCCCGGCGTCATCGAAGGCGACATCTTCGCCGACAAGGAGGCGCTGCAGCTGGTGCGCGCCTATTACGCGATGCCCGAGGCGCAGCGCCGCCAGATCTTCGAGCTGGCGCGGGTCCTGTCCGACGCGGCCTGA
- the mgtE gene encoding magnesium transporter, whose product MLAQIDAAIEADDRVALHASLDPLHAADIADIIERLAPARRRLLLELYADEIDGEILSEIDESIREDVVEQLPRGVLADAVREMDSDDVVDLIEDLDEPERAEILAALDDSDRAAVQQSLTYPDYSAGRLMQSEVVTAPEHWTVGDTIDFIRAEEWLPEQFYHIILVDPRRHPTGYVTLGRLLAARRDMPLRSLAEDSFRTVSVMAKDADVAYMFNQYHLISAPVVDADDRLVGVITIDDAMAVLDEEHEEDILRLAGVNDESHVSDGPVTTARQRLPWLVINLFTASLSAIVITQFEATIEQLVALAALMPIVASTGGIAGTQSLAVAVRALATRDLNRSNARRVVMRELGAGMLNGLGLALILGLAGTLIFRDVNLGVVLGLAMIANQIVAALGGVLVPLGLNKMGLDPALASGTFVTTMTDVMGFFAFLGLATLILI is encoded by the coding sequence ATGCTGGCCCAGATCGACGCCGCCATCGAGGCCGACGACCGGGTCGCGCTGCATGCCTCGCTGGACCCGCTGCATGCCGCCGACATCGCCGACATCATCGAACGCCTGGCCCCCGCCCGGCGGCGCCTGCTGCTGGAGCTCTATGCCGACGAGATCGACGGCGAGATCCTGTCCGAGATCGACGAATCGATCCGCGAGGACGTGGTCGAACAGCTGCCCCGCGGCGTTCTGGCCGATGCCGTGCGCGAGATGGACAGCGACGACGTCGTCGACCTGATCGAGGATCTGGACGAACCCGAACGGGCCGAGATCCTGGCCGCCCTGGACGACAGCGACCGCGCCGCCGTCCAGCAGTCGCTGACCTATCCCGACTATTCCGCCGGCCGCCTGATGCAGTCCGAGGTGGTGACCGCGCCCGAACACTGGACCGTCGGCGACACGATCGACTTCATCCGCGCCGAGGAATGGCTGCCCGAACAGTTCTATCACATCATCCTGGTCGATCCGCGGCGCCATCCGACGGGCTATGTCACGCTCGGGCGGCTGTTGGCGGCGCGGCGCGACATGCCGCTGCGGTCGTTGGCCGAGGACAGCTTCCGCACCGTCAGCGTCATGGCCAAGGATGCCGATGTCGCCTACATGTTCAACCAGTATCACCTGATCTCGGCCCCGGTGGTGGATGCCGATGACCGGCTGGTGGGCGTCATCACCATCGACGACGCCATGGCCGTCCTCGACGAGGAGCACGAGGAGGACATCCTGCGCCTGGCCGGGGTCAATGACGAAAGCCACGTCTCGGACGGGCCGGTCACCACCGCGCGCCAGCGCCTGCCCTGGCTGGTCATCAACCTGTTCACCGCGTCGCTGTCGGCCATCGTCATCACCCAGTTCGAGGCGACGATCGAACAGCTGGTCGCCTTGGCCGCGCTGATGCCCATCGTCGCCTCGACCGGCGGCATCGCGGGCACGCAGTCGCTGGCCGTCGCGGTGCGCGCGCTGGCCACGCGTGACCTGAACCGGTCCAACGCCCGCCGGGTCGTGATGCGCGAACTGGGCGCGGGGATGCTGAACGGGCTGGGGCTGGCGCTGATCCTGGGCCTGGCGGGGACGTTGATCTTCCGCGACGTGAACCTGGGCGTCGTGCTGGGCCTGGCGATGATCGCCAACCAGATCGTCGCGGCGCTTGGCGGGGTGCTGGTGCCCTTGGGCCTGAACAAGATGGGGCTGGACCCGGCCCTGGCCTCGGGAACCTTCGTGACCACGATGACGGATGTGATGGGCTTCTTCGCCTTCCTGGGGCTGGCCACGCTGATCCTGATATGA
- a CDS encoding vitamin B12-dependent ribonucleotide reductase (Catalyzes the rate-limiting step in dNTP synthesis), with translation MTVMTIERRYTLRTGGAYGGIAFAQRPCPSHDPDLPAPACDAVEVPAGWSTTACDILIRRAMRHRGVPARLMPVPERGVPAFLWRHVPDHAALEALPPQDRHIPETSARQVFDRMAGAWTYWGWKAGCFADAAEAQAYLDEMRHMLARQMGAPAMGQWAVTGLHWAYGLDCPDEGHWHVDPGTGAVVQSDDAWMRPSLLDAAIQSAPEAEAMPDLWRREARQLRQGGVTGTNLGGVAAPMADLLSAGDAAAVLAPGGARDRAVICDIDHPGAEDLIAWRVTQDDRRASRRTGARLHQAHLNRILAAIRAGGAQPDRNPGLAQAMRDARHAMIPERMLHRALELADQGISGIEVDDDRPVPPGAMALRVGCDFMAAAGRPGGQAAALWRQIGHAAWAAGDPALQFRDRIAAWHTCPHDGPIRASAPAGDFLFLDDTGCPRAWVNLAAFWSDGRFDAEGYAHACGLWALTLEIGHSMTRAPSGPMARNSHDFRPLGLGYTNLGGLLMAMGLAYDGDAGRAVCGAVTAIMTGATYLRSARIAARTGPFAGWARNGAAMLRVIGQHRAAAQGLPVQGAQPLDAAACPDPALIGTARALWDQAAELGRRHGFRNAQATAIAPAGPVTHLLDADTDGIAPATALVHDRPQPDGSHRRTPCAALRSGLRMLGLGCAEARAVTAHLTGHASLARAPHVNHAALAGHGFGPDQIARIEAALTGIRDIRCVFNQWTLGRDFCRGTLGIPEERLADYGFDLLAHLGFTPAQIAAANAHVCGSPTLQGAPITATDAAVFACDLPAGAHLAMMAAAQGFLSGGIGHSPALPARSTIAEVQDLLRRALAMGLKTLLISRTDVSTENTGLTWKGSFSFSRIGRLDDKVVTKELERGYDETRLKP, from the coding sequence ATGACGGTCATGACGATCGAGCGGCGATACACCCTTCGGACCGGCGGTGCCTATGGCGGCATCGCCTTCGCGCAGCGCCCCTGCCCCTCCCATGATCCCGACCTGCCCGCCCCCGCCTGCGACGCCGTCGAGGTCCCCGCCGGCTGGAGCACCACCGCCTGCGACATCCTGATCCGCCGGGCCATGCGCCATCGCGGCGTGCCCGCCCGGCTGATGCCCGTGCCCGAACGCGGCGTGCCGGCCTTCCTGTGGCGCCACGTCCCCGACCATGCCGCGCTGGAGGCCCTGCCCCCGCAGGACCGCCACATCCCGGAGACCAGCGCCCGCCAGGTCTTCGACCGCATGGCCGGGGCCTGGACCTATTGGGGATGGAAGGCGGGCTGCTTTGCCGATGCGGCCGAGGCGCAGGCCTATCTGGACGAGATGCGCCACATGCTGGCCCGCCAGATGGGCGCCCCCGCCATGGGGCAATGGGCGGTGACGGGGCTGCACTGGGCCTATGGCCTCGACTGCCCGGACGAGGGGCATTGGCATGTCGATCCCGGGACCGGCGCTGTGGTGCAATCGGACGACGCCTGGATGCGGCCGTCACTGCTGGACGCGGCGATCCAGTCGGCGCCCGAGGCCGAGGCCATGCCCGACCTGTGGCGCCGCGAGGCCCGCCAGCTGCGCCAAGGCGGCGTCACCGGCACGAATCTGGGCGGGGTCGCGGCGCCGATGGCCGATCTGCTGTCGGCGGGCGATGCGGCGGCTGTTCTGGCCCCCGGCGGCGCGCGCGACCGGGCGGTGATCTGCGACATCGACCATCCTGGCGCCGAGGATCTGATCGCTTGGCGCGTCACCCAGGACGACCGCAGGGCCAGCCGCCGCACCGGCGCGCGTCTGCATCAGGCCCATCTGAACCGCATCCTCGCCGCGATCCGCGCGGGCGGGGCCCAGCCCGACCGCAACCCCGGCTTGGCGCAGGCGATGCGGGACGCGCGCCACGCGATGATCCCGGAGCGGATGCTGCACCGCGCGCTGGAGCTGGCCGATCAGGGCATCTCGGGGATCGAGGTCGATGATGACCGGCCCGTCCCGCCCGGCGCCATGGCGCTGCGGGTGGGCTGCGATTTCATGGCGGCGGCAGGACGCCCCGGCGGCCAGGCGGCGGCGCTGTGGCGCCAGATCGGCCATGCGGCCTGGGCCGCGGGCGATCCGGCCCTGCAGTTCCGCGACCGCATCGCGGCCTGGCACACCTGCCCGCATGACGGCCCGATCCGGGCATCGGCCCCGGCGGGGGATTTCCTGTTTCTGGACGATACGGGCTGCCCCCGGGCCTGGGTGAACCTGGCGGCCTTCTGGTCGGATGGCCGCTTCGATGCCGAGGGCTATGCCCATGCCTGCGGCCTCTGGGCCCTGACATTGGAGATCGGGCATTCGATGACCCGCGCGCCATCCGGCCCGATGGCGCGCAACAGCCACGACTTCCGGCCCCTGGGTCTGGGATACACCAATCTGGGCGGGCTGCTGATGGCGATGGGGTTGGCCTATGACGGCGATGCCGGGCGGGCGGTCTGCGGGGCGGTGACGGCGATCATGACCGGGGCCACCTATCTGCGATCGGCCCGGATCGCCGCGCGGACGGGCCCCTTCGCGGGCTGGGCGCGGAACGGCGCCGCCATGCTGCGGGTGATCGGCCAGCACCGCGCCGCCGCCCAAGGCCTGCCGGTGCAGGGGGCGCAGCCGCTGGATGCCGCGGCCTGCCCCGATCCGGCGCTGATCGGGACGGCCCGCGCGCTCTGGGATCAGGCGGCCGAGCTGGGCCGCCGGCACGGTTTCCGCAACGCCCAGGCCACGGCGATCGCGCCAGCGGGGCCGGTGACCCATCTGCTGGACGCCGACACGGACGGGATCGCCCCCGCGACCGCGCTGGTCCATGACCGCCCCCAGCCCGATGGCAGCCACCGCCGCACCCCCTGCGCCGCGCTGCGCAGCGGGCTGCGGATGCTGGGCCTCGGCTGCGCCGAGGCGCGGGCCGTCACCGCCCATCTGACCGGCCATGCCAGCCTGGCGCGCGCCCCCCATGTGAACCATGCAGCATTGGCCGGCCACGGCTTCGGCCCCGACCAGATCGCCCGGATCGAGGCCGCCCTGACGGGCATCCGCGACATCCGCTGCGTCTTCAACCAATGGACCCTGGGCCGGGATTTCTGCCGCGGCACCTTGGGCATCCCGGAGGAACGGCTGGCCGATTACGGGTTTGACCTGCTGGCGCATCTGGGCTTCACCCCCGCCCAGATCGCGGCCGCCAATGCCCATGTCTGCGGCAGCCCGACCCTGCAGGGCGCCCCGATCACCGCCACCGATGCGGCCGTCTTCGCCTGCGACCTGCCGGCGGGGGCGCATCTGGCGATGATGGCGGCGGCGCAGGGGTTCCTGTCCGGCGGCATCGGCCACAGCCCCGCCCTGCCCGCCCGCAGCACCATCGCCGAGGTCCAGGACCTGCTTCGCCGCGCACTGGCTATGGGCTTAAAGACGCTTCTGATATCGCGAACCGACGTCTCAACCGAAAACACTGGCTTAACTTGGAAGGGTTCGTTTAGCTTCTCCCGGATCGGTCGGCTCGATGACAAGGTCGTGACCAAGGAACTGGAGAGAGGGTATGACGAGACGAGACTTAAGCCGTGA
- a CDS encoding bifunctional 2',3'-cyclic-nucleotide 2'-phosphodiesterase/3'-nucleotidase: MTRTNGATPSQDNDPTGMRLRILATSDLHMHLMAHDYLADRPSDRLGLARTASLIQARRAEVSASILLDNGDFLQGGPMGDLAARRLGARDGPHPAIAAMNALDYDAAALGNHDFNYGLPFLRRSLARARFPALAANLTLRRGPDFPAWCLIRRDLVDDRGGRHPLCVGVIGFLPPQTEEWDQDLRDQMRCHDIIQTAQRAVPALRAAGAQLIVALSHSGIGPPDATPRMEHASLALAVLPGIDVVIAGHTHEVFPGPRWQGRPGIDADAGMLAGKPAVMPGFGGSHLGVIDLRFRLQDGIPRLSHATSRAEAVPPDTPICDRVARPLLQDHRRTLRQLSTRIGRSMTPLNSHFAVVGHDAGLRLVNLAQRWHVKHRLEGGPDAHLPVLSASAPYRAGGRAGPQHFTDVPAGTLSLRHLADLYSFPNRITAIRVTGAQLRGWLERSASIFHRLGPDSRDAPLLNPDFPPYNFDVIDGLTWRIDLTAPARFHPDGRLADAGPGRVRDLCWAGRPVTEDQPFVLATNSYRLASCGLFSPLVARNRVILDRDALTQDVLRRYLRRRRSIRVPLRPNWSFLPVPGATALFDTAPAALDRPLPDPDRMECAGLGPDGFGRVRLIL, from the coding sequence ATGACCCGCACGAATGGGGCGACCCCGTCGCAGGATAACGACCCGACCGGGATGCGGCTGCGCATCCTCGCCACCAGCGACCTGCACATGCATCTGATGGCGCATGACTATCTGGCGGACCGGCCCTCCGACAGGCTGGGGCTGGCGCGGACCGCATCGCTGATCCAGGCGCGCCGGGCCGAGGTTTCCGCCTCCATCCTGCTGGACAATGGCGACTTTCTGCAGGGCGGGCCGATGGGTGACCTGGCGGCGCGCAGGCTCGGGGCGCGGGACGGGCCGCATCCGGCCATCGCGGCGATGAACGCGCTGGACTATGATGCGGCGGCCTTGGGCAATCACGATTTCAACTATGGCCTGCCCTTTCTGCGCCGCAGCCTGGCGCGGGCGCGGTTCCCGGCGCTGGCGGCGAACCTGACCCTGCGGCGGGGCCCCGATTTCCCCGCATGGTGCCTGATCCGGCGGGACTTGGTCGATGACCGGGGCGGGCGTCATCCGCTGTGCGTGGGGGTGATCGGCTTTCTGCCCCCCCAGACCGAGGAATGGGACCAGGACCTGCGCGACCAGATGCGCTGTCACGACATCATCCAGACCGCGCAGCGCGCCGTCCCCGCGCTGCGGGCGGCGGGGGCGCAGCTGATCGTGGCCCTGTCCCATAGCGGCATCGGCCCGCCCGACGCCACCCCGCGGATGGAGCATGCCTCGCTGGCGCTGGCCGTCCTGCCCGGCATCGACGTGGTGATCGCGGGCCACACGCATGAGGTCTTTCCCGGCCCCCGCTGGCAGGGGCGCCCGGGGATCGATGCGGATGCGGGGATGCTGGCGGGCAAGCCCGCGGTCATGCCGGGCTTCGGCGGGTCACATCTGGGGGTGATCGACCTGCGCTTCCGGCTGCAGGACGGCATCCCCCGCCTGTCCCACGCGACTAGCCGGGCCGAGGCCGTGCCCCCCGACACACCCATCTGCGACCGCGTGGCGCGGCCCCTGCTGCAGGATCACCGGCGCACGCTGCGCCAGCTCTCGACCCGGATCGGGCGCAGCATGACGCCGCTGAACAGCCATTTCGCGGTGGTGGGCCATGATGCGGGCCTGCGGCTGGTGAACCTGGCGCAGCGCTGGCACGTCAAGCACCGGCTGGAGGGGGGGCCGGACGCGCATCTGCCGGTCCTGTCGGCATCGGCCCCCTATCGCGCGGGCGGGCGGGCGGGGCCGCAGCATTTCACCGACGTGCCGGCGGGGACGCTGTCGCTGCGGCACCTGGCGGATCTCTATTCCTTTCCGAACCGGATCACCGCGATCCGGGTGACGGGGGCGCAGCTGCGCGGCTGGCTGGAACGATCGGCCAGCATCTTTCACCGGCTCGGCCCCGACAGCCGCGACGCGCCGCTGCTGAACCCGGATTTCCCACCCTATAATTTCGACGTGATCGACGGGCTGACCTGGCGGATCGACCTGACCGCCCCGGCGCGGTTCCATCCCGACGGGCGGCTGGCCGATGCCGGGCCGGGCCGGGTGCGCGACCTGTGCTGGGCCGGACGCCCGGTGACCGAGGATCAGCCCTTCGTGCTGGCCACCAATTCCTATCGCCTGGCCAGCTGCGGGCTCTTCAGCCCGTTGGTGGCGCGCAACCGGGTGATCCTGGACCGCGACGCGCTGACCCAGGACGTGCTGCGCCGCTATCTGCGCAGGCGGCGCAGCATCCGCGTGCCGCTGCGGCCCAACTGGTCCTTCCTGCCGGTGCCGGGCGCCACCGCGCTGTTCGACACCGCCCCCGCGGCGCTGGACCGGCCCCTGCCCGATCCCGACCGGATGGAATGCGCGGGCTTGGGGCCCGACGGCTTCGGACGGGTGCGCCTGATCCTTTGA
- a CDS encoding 5-formyltetrahydrofolate cyclo-ligase gives MVIVPLAGYDAAGHRLGYGGGFYDRTLQALRARGPVTAIGLAFACQQVGAIPAGPHDQPLDLVVTDRGIVTPVAKNRPA, from the coding sequence GTGGTCATCGTGCCCTTGGCGGGTTATGACGCGGCGGGGCACCGCTTGGGCTATGGCGGGGGGTTCTATGACCGGACGCTGCAGGCGCTGCGGGCGCGGGGGCCGGTGACGGCGATCGGGCTGGCCTTCGCCTGCCAGCAGGTCGGGGCGATTCCCGCGGGTCCCCATGACCAGCCGCTGGATCTGGTCGTCACCGATCGGGGGATCGTGACGCCGGTGGCGAAAAACCGCCCTGCGTGA
- a CDS encoding IS110 family transposase, translated as MFHVVALNAAGSVIQRAKFSRDALLAFFDAAPNALIGMKASPGSQWLARRLVAMGHDARIIPARFVKPYVKSNKTETVDAAAIAKAVTRPTMRFVEVRTPEQIDLQALHRIRDRLVGQRTALINLARAFCLEYGLAMHVGAGGFHADIRRHLGNVENDLTPTMRVLLEELLDDLASIEGRIKAVTGKVEAYASQHDPVSRLVTIPGIGALGATAIVAAAGDGRQFRKARDLAAWLGLVPAEHSTGGKRTLPGISKRGNRYVRRLIIHGARSCLLHLNRANHALGGWLSALEARTHRNKVVVALANKLTRIVWAILTRPGAIYLPSRGAALS; from the coding sequence GTGTTCCACGTTGTCGCCCTGAACGCCGCCGGATCGGTGATTCAGCGCGCGAAGTTCTCGCGCGACGCGTTGCTGGCCTTCTTTGATGCCGCGCCGAATGCACTCATCGGCATGAAGGCCAGCCCGGGCTCGCAATGGCTGGCGCGGCGGCTTGTCGCGATGGGCCATGATGCCCGGATCATTCCGGCGCGCTTCGTGAAGCCTTATGTCAAATCGAACAAGACCGAGACGGTCGATGCGGCGGCGATTGCAAAAGCGGTGACGCGGCCGACGATGCGCTTCGTCGAGGTTCGCACACCCGAGCAGATCGATCTGCAAGCCCTGCATCGCATCCGCGACCGGCTCGTGGGGCAGCGGACGGCGCTGATCAACCTGGCGCGAGCCTTCTGCCTTGAATATGGACTGGCGATGCACGTCGGCGCTGGCGGCTTTCATGCCGACATCCGTCGGCATCTGGGCAATGTGGAGAATGACCTGACCCCCACCATGCGGGTGCTGCTCGAAGAGCTGCTCGATGACCTCGCCTCCATCGAAGGGCGCATCAAGGCTGTGACCGGCAAGGTCGAAGCCTATGCCAGCCAGCATGACCCCGTCAGTCGCCTGGTGACCATCCCGGGCATCGGAGCTCTCGGCGCGACCGCGATCGTCGCAGCGGCAGGGGACGGACGGCAATTCCGCAAGGCGCGCGATCTGGCCGCTTGGCTGGGGCTGGTGCCGGCAGAGCATTCGACCGGGGGCAAGCGGACCCTTCCGGGCATCAGCAAACGCGGCAATCGCTATGTGCGGCGACTGATCATTCATGGCGCCCGGTCCTGCCTTCTGCATCTGAACCGGGCGAACCATGCCCTCGGTGGCTGGCTCTCAGCCCTTGAGGCACGGACCCACCGCAACAAGGTCGTCGTCGCCTTGGCAAACAAGCTGACCCGGATCGTATGGGCTATCCTCACAAGGCCCGGCGCCATCTACCTGCCGTCGAGAGGCGCAGCGTTAAGCTGA
- a CDS encoding NADPH:quinone oxidoreductase family protein, protein MTDMIRAAMIEALGQDPVIRTIPAPAPQAGRVLVRMAASALNFADLLKARGQYQEPADPPFVPGLEGAGTILSAGGCPGLEAGMRVVVSAPGTMAEQVLVDPQAVQPMPDAMGWDQAAGFQVAYGTSHLALAGRGGLAEGDRLVVLGAAGGVGLTAVEIGAAMGAHVVAVARGADKLEVARRAGAAEGIDSADCPDLRAALRALGGADVVYDPVGAEPGEAAFGALRPGGRFLAIGFAGGRPPTLPLNHALVKNIAIHGFYWGGYRSLDPQALQGSMCALFDLFEAGRLSPVAGDVLPLDQVARGFGLLRDRKSVGKVVITL, encoded by the coding sequence ATGACCGACATGATTCGCGCAGCCATGATCGAGGCCCTGGGCCAGGACCCCGTCATCCGCACCATCCCCGCGCCCGCCCCGCAGGCCGGTCGGGTGCTGGTGCGGATGGCCGCCTCGGCACTGAATTTCGCGGATCTGCTGAAGGCCCGGGGCCAGTATCAGGAACCTGCCGACCCGCCCTTCGTGCCGGGGCTGGAGGGGGCGGGCACCATCCTGTCGGCCGGCGGCTGCCCGGGGCTGGAGGCGGGGATGCGCGTGGTCGTCTCGGCCCCGGGGACCATGGCCGAACAGGTGCTGGTCGATCCTCAGGCGGTCCAGCCGATGCCCGATGCGATGGGCTGGGACCAGGCGGCGGGGTTCCAGGTGGCTTATGGGACCAGTCACCTGGCCTTGGCGGGTCGCGGGGGCTTGGCAGAGGGGGACCGGCTGGTCGTTCTGGGGGCCGCGGGCGGGGTCGGCCTGACCGCGGTCGAGATCGGCGCCGCGATGGGCGCGCATGTGGTCGCGGTGGCGCGCGGGGCCGACAAGCTGGAGGTCGCGCGCCGCGCGGGCGCGGCCGAGGGGATCGACAGCGCCGACTGCCCCGATCTGCGTGCGGCGTTGCGGGCGCTGGGCGGGGCGGATGTCGTCTATGACCCCGTGGGCGCCGAGCCGGGCGAGGCCGCCTTCGGCGCGCTGCGTCCGGGGGGGCGGTTCCTGGCCATCGGCTTTGCCGGCGGCCGTCCGCCCACGCTGCCCCTGAACCATGCGCTGGTCAAGAACATCGCCATTCACGGATTCTACTGGGGGGGCTATCGCAGCCTGGATCCCCAGGCCCTGCAGGGCAGCATGTGCGCGCTGTTCGACCTGTTCGAGGCCGGCCGGCTGAGCCCCGTGGCAGGGGACGTGCTGCCCTTGGATCAGGTCGCGCGGGGCTTTGGCCTGCTGCGGGACCGCAAAAGCGTGGGCAAGGTCGTGATAACCCTGTGA